The nucleotide sequence GGTCTCGTCCGGTGGGCCGTCCTGCGCCGATGCGATGGAGGCGCTGAGGCCGAGGGCGGTTACGCCGAGTAGTGCGACACCGGTACTTGTTGCGAGCTTGCGCATGGTTCCACTCCTGCTCCGTCGATGGGACGCGTCGAAACGCGAGGTTGTTGCCGGTCGCACCGGCTATCGTTATGCCCGTTGTGGGTCGTCCTCGTCGGTCACCCGACCGGCGATGACGCCGATATCCACGATCAGCTGCTTGAGCACCACGAGCAGTACCACCACCCCGGTGATCGGGATGAAGATCTTGATCGGATAGATCGGGATCGGAATCGCGGTCGGCGTGTGCTGATCGAGCATCACCGACAGCATGGCCGCGTCCCAGCCCTTCCAGATCAGCGCCCAGAGAAAGAGGAACGTGAATACCGAGGTGATCAGGTCGCAGATGGCGCGCCCGCGCCGGGAGAGGGCCGCATAGAACACGTCCAGCCGTACGAAGCTGTCCTGCTTCAGGGCATAGATGCCGCCGACGCAGGCGAGCAGGACCATGGCGGCCTGGATGGTGGTGCTGATCCAGAGGGAG is from Spiribacter halobius and encodes:
- a CDS encoding TRAP transporter small permease subunit — encoded protein: MKVWRQLGRGIDALAEIMGVIGWVLILYCMILGVTDVFLRYVLNSASLWISTTIQAAMVLLACVGGIYALKQDSFVRLDVFYAALSRRGRAICDLITSVFTFLFLWALIWKGWDAAMLSVMLDQHTPTAIPIPIYPIKIFIPITGVVVLLVVLKQLIVDIGVIAGRVTDEDDPQRA